In methanogenic archaeon ISO4-H5, the following are encoded in one genomic region:
- a CDS encoding Fic family protein: MSYEPAFTISPEMHHMAFRIMEKLVRIERYGTLESNPHLKIQNMIRAIHSSCSIEGNSLTLGQVTDIINGHRVLGPERDIREVQNAYAAYSLLESFDPCNLNEMLRIHGTLTEGLIEESGRFRSGEEGVFSGNTCIYVAPPPEKVPGMMADLFGWLNSSHDTVGLLIASCVFHYGLVFIHPFADGNGRIARLWQKALLAKWRPVFRWIPIETRIWMAQQEYYDVIGKCNQVGNSDAFIGFMLRVILSALEDVEYALRTAEESVPWSVSKLTAVMKEDVWYTSRELMELLKMSSRPMFQTNYLAPAISRDFIEMEYPDSPRSRYQRYRLKKY, translated from the coding sequence ATGTCCTATGAACCGGCGTTCACAATCAGTCCGGAAATGCACCACATGGCATTTCGCATCATGGAGAAGCTTGTCCGTATCGAAAGATATGGGACACTTGAAAGCAACCCGCATCTGAAGATACAAAACATGATACGGGCCATTCATTCATCCTGTTCGATTGAGGGCAATTCTCTGACGCTGGGACAGGTGACTGATATCATAAACGGACACAGAGTCCTCGGGCCCGAGAGAGATATTCGCGAAGTGCAGAATGCTTATGCGGCCTACTCTCTTCTCGAATCGTTCGACCCCTGCAATTTGAACGAAATGCTCCGCATCCACGGCACCCTTACCGAAGGACTTATCGAAGAATCCGGACGGTTCCGCAGCGGGGAAGAAGGAGTCTTCTCCGGAAATACCTGCATATACGTGGCACCTCCGCCGGAAAAAGTACCCGGAATGATGGCCGATCTGTTCGGATGGCTGAACAGTTCCCATGATACCGTGGGCTTGTTGATAGCATCATGCGTTTTCCATTATGGGCTGGTGTTCATTCATCCTTTCGCTGACGGTAACGGAAGGATTGCCAGACTGTGGCAAAAGGCTCTTCTCGCAAAATGGAGACCGGTATTCCGCTGGATCCCGATAGAGACCAGGATATGGATGGCTCAACAGGAATACTATGACGTCATCGGCAAATGCAATCAGGTAGGCAACTCGGATGCGTTCATCGGTTTCATGCTGAGAGTCATCCTTTCCGCATTGGAGGATGTTGAATACGCGCTGAGAACTGCGGAAGAGTCCGTCCCCTGGTCAGTATCCAAACTTACTGCGGTCATGAAAGAAGATGTATGGTATACATCTAGGGAACTTATGGAACTTCTGAAAATGAGCTCCCGCCCCATGTTCCAAACGAACTATCTCGCTCCTGCGATTTCGAGGGATTTCATCGAGATGGAGTATCCCGACAGTCCGCGCAGCAGATATCAGAGATACAGGCTCAAAAAGTATTGA
- a CDS encoding helicase, superfamily II: MKFRDLDIPDSLKDALEAQGFIEMYPPQAEAIPKALTGKNLVAAVPTASGKSMIGFIPALNTVLKKHLHVIYIVPLKALASEKRDDLAKFSHLGIKVVMTTGDPDRDDDISDADIVIATSEKADSMIRHDNKWITDLGLVIADEVHMIHDPGRGPTLEVAMTKFMRRNRNLQVIALSATISNSLDLALWLDADHVKMDWRPTVLKEGVFLDGTIDFEDGSSVEVPPETDGLWGMIKQTVLEGGQCIIFVNSRRSTEAVATKFAKKMSEISGTVLSDADYALLEGGTESTSIGKKLADCVSCGIAFHHAGLEYKQRRCVEEGFRSRNIKCIIATPTLAAGINLPARRVIVRDTSRFESNSGNVPIPVMEIKQMCGRAGRPGYDPWGEAVLVAKSFDDKQHLMDDYIMQETERLTSKLGNEKILRSHILGLIATGDAESEEDIVDFMSMTFYGATCDLYGIDRVISSVVDFLAEQEMVERNGDSVRILPFGKRVSDLYIDPWSAVILKKAVLKMNDETDEMQIMQAVACTPDVMGMYPKKDDYAELEALDAEYDGRFLVSIVDECGGDGSFDLEWDNHMADLKTALLLVRWINEMPEDVMTDTLKIGPGDIRSRVDMADWILYAMNEIALIFNPNASEKVRPMLTRVRYGVKEELIPLVSLRGVGRMRARTLYANGVHGKAEIGQIDIGELAALPKIGRSLAESLKEQVKFMPKSSAPPEKEPRDDEMEYMLEKMAAEEEARKNPPERSVPGSKVKKKKQISLDSF; encoded by the coding sequence ATGAAGTTCAGGGACCTTGATATCCCCGACAGCCTCAAGGATGCTTTGGAGGCCCAGGGATTCATAGAGATGTATCCTCCCCAGGCGGAGGCCATCCCCAAGGCCCTCACCGGGAAGAACCTGGTCGCTGCGGTCCCGACCGCCAGCGGTAAATCCATGATAGGATTCATTCCGGCCCTGAACACCGTTCTGAAGAAGCATCTGCATGTCATCTACATCGTTCCCCTGAAGGCGTTGGCCAGCGAGAAACGTGACGACCTTGCCAAATTCTCGCATCTGGGTATTAAGGTAGTGATGACCACCGGCGACCCCGACAGGGACGACGACATCTCCGATGCTGATATTGTCATAGCAACCTCCGAGAAGGCCGATTCGATGATCCGCCACGATAACAAGTGGATCACCGACCTGGGCCTGGTCATCGCGGACGAGGTTCACATGATCCACGACCCCGGAAGGGGACCGACCTTGGAAGTGGCAATGACCAAGTTCATGCGCAGGAACCGCAACCTGCAGGTCATCGCACTGTCGGCCACCATCTCCAATTCACTCGATCTGGCACTGTGGTTAGACGCCGACCACGTCAAGATGGATTGGCGCCCTACAGTATTGAAGGAAGGAGTATTCCTTGACGGAACGATAGACTTCGAGGACGGCTCTTCGGTAGAAGTACCCCCAGAGACCGACGGCCTGTGGGGGATGATCAAACAGACTGTCCTCGAGGGAGGGCAGTGCATCATATTCGTGAACTCCCGCCGTTCCACCGAAGCGGTGGCCACCAAGTTCGCCAAGAAGATGTCCGAGATCTCCGGGACCGTACTGAGCGATGCTGACTACGCCCTCCTCGAGGGAGGTACCGAGAGCACCTCCATAGGAAAGAAACTGGCCGACTGCGTGAGCTGCGGTATCGCATTCCACCATGCTGGACTCGAGTACAAGCAGAGACGCTGCGTAGAAGAGGGCTTCCGCAGCAGGAACATCAAGTGCATCATCGCCACACCCACCCTCGCGGCGGGAATCAACCTCCCCGCCCGCAGGGTCATAGTCAGGGATACCTCCCGCTTCGAATCGAACAGCGGCAACGTCCCCATCCCCGTGATGGAGATCAAACAGATGTGCGGAAGGGCCGGACGTCCCGGTTACGACCCCTGGGGAGAAGCGGTCCTGGTGGCCAAATCCTTCGACGACAAACAGCACCTGATGGACGATTACATCATGCAGGAGACCGAGAGGCTCACCTCCAAACTCGGCAACGAGAAGATACTCAGAAGCCACATCCTGGGTCTTATCGCCACGGGCGATGCGGAGAGCGAGGAGGACATAGTGGATTTCATGTCCATGACCTTCTACGGGGCCACCTGCGACCTATATGGAATAGACAGGGTCATCTCAAGCGTGGTGGACTTCCTGGCAGAGCAGGAGATGGTCGAGAGGAACGGTGATTCCGTCCGCATATTGCCTTTCGGAAAGAGGGTGTCCGACTTATACATAGACCCGTGGTCGGCGGTCATCTTGAAGAAAGCCGTCCTGAAGATGAACGACGAGACCGACGAGATGCAGATCATGCAGGCAGTCGCCTGCACTCCTGACGTAATGGGTATGTACCCCAAGAAGGACGACTATGCCGAATTGGAGGCTCTTGACGCCGAATACGACGGTAGGTTCCTGGTCTCCATCGTGGACGAATGCGGAGGGGACGGGAGCTTCGACCTGGAATGGGACAACCACATGGCCGACCTAAAGACCGCCCTGCTCCTGGTCAGGTGGATCAACGAGATGCCCGAGGATGTCATGACCGATACTCTCAAAATCGGTCCCGGAGACATCCGTTCAAGAGTGGATATGGCGGATTGGATACTGTATGCCATGAACGAGATCGCATTGATCTTCAATCCCAACGCCTCCGAAAAAGTAAGACCTATGCTGACCCGTGTGAGATACGGTGTCAAGGAAGAGCTCATTCCCCTGGTATCCCTGAGGGGAGTGGGAAGAATGAGGGCGAGGACCCTGTACGCCAACGGTGTGCACGGGAAGGCGGAAATCGGACAAATCGACATCGGAGAACTGGCAGCCCTGCCGAAGATCGGAAGATCCCTGGCGGAGAGCCTGAAGGAACAGGTGAAGTTCATGCCCAAATCATCCGCACCGCCGGAGAAAGAGCCCCGCGACGACGAGATGGAATACATGCTCGAGAAGATGGCCGCGGAGGAGGAAGCACGCAAGAATCCTCCTGAGAGGTCGGTTCCGGGATCGAAGGTAAAGAAAAAGAAGCAGATCAGTTTGGATAGCTTCTAA
- a CDS encoding adhesin-like protein, with amino-acid sequence MKMKFAAIASLCVLVVLCSSASVILASGSDAAADTYVGYYRNQLTAGQKVVYDALKVLPTDVAVGGDESGYYISVSAKLSNDEDTAKKDIETAWMATKLDASEGLNWSFWTWTVSGVKPTITEITTGGSGSFRVGVDAVFKDGFSTKVNEVTTAVNAKEISGTTESEKVKSINSILTGKEYAYVENNESHAYANTIYAVAAANTVDGKNHMTSFGYAAMFKALCAKAGVSSIQVYGFFGNDSKLFAWNEVLIDGKVYGTDCATNATAKNKEQWLCAGVYTAADGDPFSKVHKAFPISLSNGLVYDFDVETLNNNGYSWPADNSIVAKLTQYAPWILVGIICAVMAIALVYMAKRGD; translated from the coding sequence ATGAAAATGAAATTCGCGGCCATCGCATCCCTGTGTGTGCTGGTCGTCTTGTGCTCTTCTGCTTCGGTCATCCTCGCTTCCGGATCGGATGCGGCCGCCGATACGTATGTCGGGTACTACAGGAATCAGCTCACCGCAGGCCAGAAGGTCGTCTACGATGCACTGAAAGTTCTCCCCACCGATGTCGCCGTCGGCGGCGACGAGAGCGGATACTACATCTCGGTCAGTGCAAAGCTGAGTAATGATGAGGATACCGCCAAGAAGGATATCGAGACCGCCTGGATGGCGACCAAGCTCGATGCGTCCGAGGGACTCAACTGGTCCTTCTGGACTTGGACCGTCAGCGGTGTGAAGCCCACCATAACCGAGATCACTACCGGAGGCAGCGGAAGCTTCCGTGTGGGTGTCGACGCTGTCTTCAAGGACGGATTCTCCACCAAGGTCAACGAGGTCACCACCGCCGTCAATGCCAAGGAGATCTCCGGTACCACCGAGTCCGAGAAGGTCAAGAGCATCAACTCCATCCTCACCGGGAAGGAGTACGCATACGTGGAGAACAACGAATCCCACGCGTATGCCAACACCATCTACGCTGTCGCGGCGGCGAACACCGTGGACGGCAAGAACCACATGACCTCCTTCGGCTATGCGGCGATGTTCAAGGCACTCTGCGCTAAAGCCGGTGTCTCCAGCATCCAGGTCTACGGATTCTTCGGCAACGATTCCAAGCTGTTCGCATGGAATGAGGTGCTGATCGACGGAAAGGTCTACGGAACCGACTGTGCCACCAATGCCACCGCCAAGAACAAGGAGCAGTGGCTCTGCGCCGGAGTGTACACCGCCGCAGACGGAGATCCTTTCTCAAAGGTGCATAAAGCCTTCCCCATCAGCCTTTCCAACGGTCTTGTCTACGATTTCGACGTCGAGACCCTGAACAACAACGGTTACAGCTGGCCTGCCGATAACAGCATAGTCGCCAAGCTAACCCAGTACGCACCCTGGATCCTCGTGGGAATCATTTGCGCCGTGATGGCTATTGCCCTGGTCTACATGGCGAAGAGGGGTGACTGA
- a CDS encoding ATP-dependent protease S16 family: MGVTDTNHYIEEQSKLTAIEGENMENKDENEPILADVTAEEWISNQSFRSTRDVEIPDKMSDRVIGQDRAVEVMKKAASQKRHMMLIGEPGTGKSMLANSMVEYLPKDEMQDIVAYSNPEDENEPRVRTFPAGRGKQVVQQQKAQAAMSKNQKNTSYMYACAAIVILGFIGSFIFNNFYVLFIALFAVMIILIFARNPIGVRNDTSYVPKLLVGHDATDMPPFVDATGTHSGALLGDVRHDPYQSGGLETPSHQRLEAGDIHRANKGVLYIDEINTLRPESQQALLTAMQEKKMAITGQSDRSSGALVKSEPVPCDFVLVCAGNLDAIQGMHPALRSRIRGYGYEIYMRSTMPDTDAHRMDVVRFVAQEVRKDGKIPHFDKYAVGIILKEAQRRAGRKGKLTLRFRELGGLIRVAGDLAVARIAGVVTREDVLAAMNNARSLEQQIADRQAEGTMSYQLFDVKGSKVGQVNGLAALDPGNGMAEYSGIMLPIVAACVPAIHKDGGQIIATGKLGEIAKEAVQNISAVLKSIIGEEMGKYDIHLEYIGTYEGVEGDSASVTMTTVILSAYYNIPIRQNVAMTGSLNVRGMVLPIGAATAKLEAAAGAGVTVGLVPISNLKDVMIRKKFSDTMEVYGMTTYRDVAEYAFEDCPAKDELLKKLDHLNPAGSTAVKWVPPVEKEVSEEDRKALEDAIKKEEEEEAAAAAPAPATGSDDSDNLVPSGDAVAVANTEE; the protein is encoded by the coding sequence ATGGGGGTCACAGATACCAATCATTATATAGAAGAGCAATCTAAGCTAACTGCTATAGAAGGGGAGAACATGGAGAACAAAGACGAGAACGAACCCATCCTTGCCGATGTCACGGCGGAGGAGTGGATCTCCAACCAGTCCTTCAGGTCCACCAGGGATGTCGAGATCCCTGACAAGATGTCCGACCGTGTCATCGGTCAGGACAGGGCCGTGGAGGTCATGAAGAAGGCCGCCTCGCAGAAGAGGCACATGATGCTCATCGGAGAGCCCGGTACCGGAAAATCAATGCTGGCCAACTCGATGGTGGAGTATCTGCCCAAGGACGAGATGCAGGATATAGTTGCTTACAGCAATCCCGAGGACGAGAACGAGCCCCGCGTGAGGACGTTCCCCGCCGGAAGGGGTAAGCAGGTGGTCCAGCAGCAGAAGGCCCAGGCGGCTATGTCCAAGAACCAGAAGAACACCAGCTACATGTACGCCTGTGCTGCAATCGTAATCCTCGGTTTCATCGGTTCATTCATCTTCAACAACTTCTACGTGCTGTTCATCGCACTGTTCGCGGTGATGATCATCCTGATCTTCGCCAGGAACCCCATAGGAGTAAGGAACGACACCTCCTACGTGCCCAAACTGCTGGTCGGTCACGACGCCACCGACATGCCTCCGTTCGTGGATGCCACCGGAACCCACTCCGGAGCCCTCCTCGGAGATGTCAGGCACGACCCCTACCAGTCCGGAGGTCTCGAGACCCCCTCCCACCAGAGGCTGGAGGCCGGAGATATCCACAGGGCCAACAAGGGAGTCCTCTACATCGATGAGATCAACACCCTCAGGCCCGAATCCCAGCAGGCTCTCCTCACTGCCATGCAGGAGAAGAAGATGGCCATCACCGGTCAGTCCGACAGGTCCTCCGGTGCCCTAGTGAAATCGGAACCCGTTCCCTGCGACTTCGTTCTCGTCTGCGCAGGAAACCTCGACGCCATCCAGGGAATGCACCCCGCACTCAGGTCCAGGATCAGGGGATACGGTTACGAGATCTACATGCGCAGCACCATGCCCGACACCGACGCCCACAGGATGGACGTCGTCAGGTTCGTAGCTCAGGAGGTCAGGAAGGACGGCAAGATCCCCCACTTCGACAAGTATGCCGTGGGAATCATCCTGAAGGAGGCACAGCGCCGTGCCGGAAGGAAGGGCAAACTGACCCTCAGGTTCAGGGAGCTCGGAGGATTGATCCGTGTCGCCGGTGACCTTGCGGTCGCACGTATCGCAGGTGTCGTCACCCGTGAGGATGTCCTCGCAGCCATGAACAACGCCCGCTCCCTCGAGCAGCAGATCGCCGACCGTCAGGCCGAGGGCACCATGAGCTACCAGCTTTTCGATGTCAAAGGTTCCAAGGTGGGACAGGTCAACGGACTCGCCGCACTCGATCCCGGAAACGGAATGGCGGAGTACTCCGGAATCATGCTACCCATCGTCGCAGCCTGTGTCCCTGCCATCCACAAGGACGGAGGACAGATCATCGCCACTGGAAAGCTCGGAGAGATTGCTAAGGAAGCAGTTCAGAACATCTCCGCCGTGCTCAAGAGCATCATCGGCGAGGAGATGGGCAAGTACGACATCCACCTCGAGTACATCGGTACCTATGAAGGTGTGGAGGGAGACTCCGCATCCGTCACCATGACCACCGTCATCCTCTCGGCATACTATAACATCCCCATCAGGCAGAACGTCGCCATGACCGGAAGCCTGAACGTCAGGGGAATGGTCCTGCCCATCGGTGCGGCCACTGCTAAACTCGAAGCAGCCGCAGGAGCAGGTGTCACTGTAGGACTGGTGCCCATCAGCAACCTGAAGGACGTCATGATCAGGAAGAAGTTCTCCGACACCATGGAGGTCTACGGAATGACCACCTACAGGGACGTTGCTGAATACGCATTCGAGGACTGCCCCGCCAAGGACGAGCTCCTGAAGAAGCTCGACCACCTCAACCCTGCCGGATCCACTGCAGTAAAGTGGGTGCCTCCCGTAGAGAAGGAGGTCTCCGAGGAGGACCGTAAGGCTCTCGAGGACGCCATTAAGAAGGAGGAAGAGGAGGAGGCGGCAGCCGCCGCTCCCGCTCCCGCGACGGGATCCGACGATTCCGACAACCTCGTCCCCTCCGGCGACGCTGTCGCCGTTGCCAACACGGAAGAGTGA
- a CDS encoding nicotinamide-nucleotide adenylyltransferase, which yields MADDFSRYSLVIGRFQPLHLGHMDVIRKCADESDHLTIGIGSAQYSHTVDNPFTAGERYLMIEETLKDEGIENYSIVPVEDLNRYSVWVSHVVSMCPPFNTVYSNNPFTKRLFTEAGFEIKASPLYNRSVYSGTEVRRRMESDGDWRSLVPPAVADVIEKIDGVGRVKSLSGKDAEL from the coding sequence ATGGCGGACGACTTCAGCAGGTACTCGTTGGTCATAGGGAGGTTCCAGCCTCTCCATCTGGGCCATATGGACGTGATCCGCAAATGCGCGGACGAGTCCGACCACCTGACCATCGGTATCGGAAGCGCCCAATACTCCCACACCGTGGACAATCCCTTCACCGCCGGAGAGAGGTACCTGATGATTGAGGAGACCCTCAAGGACGAGGGCATCGAGAATTATTCCATTGTTCCCGTGGAGGACCTGAACAGATACAGCGTCTGGGTCTCCCACGTGGTTTCGATGTGCCCCCCGTTCAACACGGTCTACAGCAACAACCCGTTCACCAAGCGTCTGTTCACTGAAGCGGGATTCGAAATCAAGGCATCGCCGCTCTACAACCGTTCCGTCTACTCCGGTACCGAGGTACGCAGGAGGATGGAGTCCGACGGCGACTGGCGTTCGCTGGTACCGCCCGCGGTAGCCGATGTCATAGAGAAGATCGATGGTGTCGGCAGGGTCAAGAGCCTGAGCGGCAAGGACGCCGAGCTCTGA
- a CDS encoding competence/damage-inducible protein CinA, whose amino-acid sequence MQTFTEVQKFAAIATEKHLTVSAAESCTGGLIGSALTALPGASAFFLGSAVTYSNESKEKILGVPRGILFAYGAVSKQTAACMSKAVLELYGSDLAVAVTGIAGPAGGSFEKPVGLVYISVTDGTKTVTKKFIFNGNRSEVRVQTVFSAMRMLNELAESL is encoded by the coding sequence ATGCAAACCTTCACCGAGGTGCAGAAGTTCGCTGCAATTGCCACGGAGAAGCATCTCACGGTGTCTGCGGCGGAATCCTGTACCGGCGGACTCATCGGTTCCGCCCTTACCGCATTACCAGGAGCTTCAGCATTCTTCCTGGGAAGCGCCGTGACCTATTCCAACGAATCGAAGGAGAAGATCCTGGGCGTCCCCAGGGGGATTTTATTCGCTTACGGTGCCGTCAGCAAACAGACCGCGGCCTGCATGTCTAAGGCTGTATTGGAGCTGTACGGTTCCGACCTAGCTGTGGCGGTAACGGGTATCGCGGGACCCGCCGGCGGTTCATTTGAGAAACCCGTGGGTCTGGTCTATATCTCGGTCACCGATGGCACCAAGACCGTTACCAAAAAGTTCATTTTCAATGGTAACCGGAGTGAGGTACGTGTACAGACTGTATTCAGCGCAATGCGCATGCTGAACGAATTAGCGGAGAGCCTCTGA